The genomic region TAACAAATATTTTTGGTAAAAAAGCAGCTATAGTAGATGAACTAAAAATACTATCTGATGAAATGCTAATGGGCTTTAGTCCTGTGTTTAAAATCATATCTCTTGGGCTTTTAAGGAGCTCCAATCAAGCTTATGTCCAATGAGTTTGAGCTATCAATGGTTTGAGTCATTTTTTTAGTGAAAAAAACAGAAATAAAATTAAAGTACATAAGCTACCAATGAACTAGACCCTAACTACATTGAAACAATAGTAAACAAACATTAACAAACAATTGAAACAATCAAAACATCAATACTTTCGTCTTCGTTCTACCGAAAGATTCTTCATAAAGTGAGTCGTTGACTTGCATTACAATCAAAACATTCGATACTTTTGTCTTCGCACAACCTCTATAGAGAGATTCATCATTAAGGGAGTTGTTGACTTGCATTTGATAACGAAAATGTGTGACAatctaataaaaaaaatactaaatacATCCAATGAATAGACATTCTTAAAGCGTAAAAAGATTGTAAGAACTCATAGGATCTCAACAAATTTAATCAACACAAATAGCTGACTATTCACATTTCACAATAATTTTACatcaaacactaatatgaagaatatACCAAACGAACAACCTATACATAACACTGACTTTTGTACATTTAATTTAACATCATATTTAACAACCTAAAATTATGACACTATATAATATACTACCATATATTCCATTTAACTAAACCACACGAGATAATGAAGTTTCCCTTAATTACACCCATCGACCACCCATCACGGGCCCACTTTCCCCAGGTTCTGACGGGCCACCCGTCCACCCTCTAAGCATCGCCATCAAGCCACCACCATGAACTCTGCCTTCAGGTAGCGAGTAGTCACCATGACCCGCCACCTCAACTGGTCTAGGATGATTTACCACGGGCCCATTATTCTGGTCTTCTTGAACAAGCTGACTATGCGATGCACAAAGTCCCGTTTTCCCTCTCGCAAACTTATCACATGACGCCATACTTTGACCCACACTCGGTTCAGACGGGACCCACGAGCATCGTTTGCCACCACCATGCGCTTTACAGAAATCTGTACGACCTTGCGCACTTTTCCCACACCCTTCGTGTTTACACCTTTTACCGCCACCATGGCGAACACAAAAACTCGTCCGCCCTCTCGCACTTTTTGAACATTCCGCCATGGCGCACCGCTTTCCACCACCATGACTAACACAAAACAACGTCCCACCGTGAACACTTTTATTACACCCGCCTTCAAACGTGCACCGTTTTCCACCACCATGCCCTTTACAGAAATTCGTACTACCTTCCGCCCCTTTCGTACACCCTAAATACGTGCACCGTTTACCACCACCATGAGCTTTACAAAACATTGTACTCCCTTGAGCTCCTTTAGAACATTCCGGAAACTGACACCGCTTCCCACCACCGTGACCAATACAAAGTCCCGAAATACCCTCGGCACTTTTACTACAACCGTCGATCTTGCACCGCTTCCCACCACCATGTCGTATACATAACCCCGACTTGCCCCTAGCGGCATGAACGCAACCATCGTGACTGCACCGCCGACCACCACCGTGACCAATACAGTAGTCGGTTCGTCCTTCAGCACTTTTCGTGCAACCGAGATACTCGCACCGCCGACCACCACCGTGCGCTTTACAAAAAACGGTTTTCCCTTCGGCCCCCTTTTGACATCCTTCCCTTTGACACCGTCTACCGCCACCATGGGCAATACAAAAACCTGAAGCACCTCTCGCTCCCCTTGTGCACCCGATAAACCGACAATCTTTCACGTTACCGTTTCGCCGTGGTTGTGGTGGGCCCAGCCCATAGTCCAAGGAAGCTGACCCACCATGAACAGTCAAATTAGAACTATCATAGCCATGAATGTTTTGCAAATGCACTTCAGGTTCTGTACTTAATAACGGGGCAAAAAGAGGCGATTTCCATCGAGATGATGTTGAGCCTTCATCTACAAGTTGAACTCCAGCTGAGGTCATCATGCTGCTCGAAATCGGGGGCATTGGACTATTAATAAACTGAAATGACGTTCGAGTAACGGCTGTTAAATCAGATTCGACAGAACCAGCTGCCAGACTTAACTCAAGGTCTACTTTAGGGGTTTCCTTTTTTGAATTCGGATCAAGCATTAGATTCATTGTAAGATCAAGATTACGAGGAGAATGTTCTTCAATTTCTTTCCCTGATAACATAGTGACACCGGAGCTCATCGAACAACCCAATCCGAGAGATAAGGAAGAACCATCTTGCAAATCTAACCATTCATCAATAAAACTCCGTTTTCTCTTGTTTTCATTACAGTAAAAACCAGTACTTCCCCCATTCACAACTTTTTGAACAGACTTAAAGGCTTCTGAAGCAGAAACCGAATATGGACGGTTTTCGGCCATGTTTATTAACAAACTCGATAACACAAGTTCTTTATTACGAAAATACAAGTTCTTTGTTGCGAAATATTTGGTTTAAACGACTAAAAATCGATCGAAACATTAGTTCTTCTTTAATAATTGCAACCGCCACTTACGAACCCTAACGTGTCACCCCGATCCATCGATGAATTACACCAATAACTTAATCCGATATCAGGAAAATGAAGGTTTAGTTGTCTAAATAACAACCTGTAATTTAATACTCCTGTTACAAGTTAAATGATATCTATCAGGTGGTGATAACTGATAAGCATTCAATGACATTCAATAAAAACTCAACATGGTCATAGATCGTAGTAataattgttggtgatttgtgtcaccaatatgatttaagtgtaatgggattaatttgttaaccaaaataatcttataaatatcgaacaagtttgggaaagtgtggagtgcacacttgtttgaacttatcttgattatgacgggggtttggGAAAATGTGttgaaattcgattttgacccggtttgacccaaaataaaaagCCTGGTTTTTGAACCTGTTTTAGCAGTTATGAAACTGCCATTCGGCAGTTATGAAAACTCCCCGTTTTTGGTTATTTAATTTGGTACCGTTTTCAAATTCATTCATACACAAAACACATATTCTCTGTTCAATTTTCTGAGTTTTATCCGATTGAAGATTTCGATAATACCATCGAAATACTTTGATCTGAAAGTGATTACACGACTCTCAAAAATCCGAATTCGAAACTCTCATATAcaacaataattatataaaatcTCACAGATCATAATCAGTTAAAGCATATTTATTGAAAAGGCCTTTATTACAACTAACTAAATAGCACAATATCAGTAGCTTCAAATTCAGTAACTAACAAATTTAAAAACCAGAAAAATTAACAACCGTACTtctataataatagtagtaattttCATATATAAACGCTTAAAAATCGTATATATTTTCGTTTATTTtcattaaaaaaagaaaaaaaatacgttTAAATTAAACTAAATTGAGTAGTAAATGATACCGATAAAAACATCAGTAATCGCATATACAGATAACTGAATCTCTAAATGAATTAATAAAAAATGGGTAAATAGTCAAATACCTGAAGAACGGAAAATGATAAATTGAAGAATTGAAGTTTGGGCGATGGATTTAAAGGGAAATTAGGGTTTGGAGAAAGACGTCCGGCGATAACAAGGGGAGGGCGGAGAGAAATGGAGAGAAAGTGAATGGAAATTATGATGAAATGAGGGAAAGGGaaaattaaatattttattttttatgtttattattactgtatttgtatttgtatctaTTTATGTGAATTTAATAAAGGAAATTGATATTTCTAAACATGTAATTAATAGATCCAACTAGATTTACTAAACTGCTCTTAATGATATGTTACACAAATTTCTTGATACAATTTTTTAAAGAGCATTATTAAAAAAAAGTAACATATGTGTGTAAATCTATCAATTTAAAATTTAGAAATATCACTTCCCTTTAATAAAATGAAGGGGTGCCtttgttaagaaagaggttaacgGTGATTTCCACGTGTGTTTTACATCTGTGAGCTACCTTACACTTCTTAACTCTGTAGTCACGTGTTTCTTCTTCCGCCTAGTAATTTATgttacttttttattttttatttatttccttttaacattaacaaaagaaataaaaataaaaggtaTTTTCTTGGCACTTTAATGTATGGATTGTTTATTATGTATTAATTAAGACCTGTTGTTTTGATATTTGATGTGTTCCATCTTTATTACATACTAGTGAAATAATCCGTAAAATTACGAGTTTAtctaaacgaaataatttaatgagatgttttaggtattaaataaatgtaaatgctaaagtcatttattttaatgacccgtttgactaaaaaatttgtcgttatttttacaaatatacagagacatgtattttcgcatatatatgtaacgtaattaatttcgtaaaaagaatccatattt from Rutidosis leptorrhynchoides isolate AG116_Rl617_1_P2 chromosome 9, CSIRO_AGI_Rlap_v1, whole genome shotgun sequence harbors:
- the LOC139866519 gene encoding uncharacterized protein, with the translated sequence MAENRPYSVSASEAFKSVQKVVNGGSTGFYCNENKRKRSFIDEWLDLQDGSSLSLGLGCSMSSGVTMLSGKEIEEHSPRNLDLTMNLMLDPNSKKETPKVDLELSLAAGSVESDLTAVTRTSFQFINSPMPPISSSMMTSAGVQLVDEGSTSSRWKSPLFAPLLSTEPEVHLQNIHGYDSSNLTVHGGSASLDYGLGPPQPRRNGNVKDCRFIGCTRGARGASGFCIAHGGGRRCQREGCQKGAEGKTVFCKAHGGGRRCEYLGCTKSAEGRTDYCIGHGGGRRCSHDGCVHAARGKSGLCIRHGGGKRCKIDGCSKSAEGISGLCIGHGGGKRCQFPECSKGAQGSTMFCKAHGGGKRCTYLGCTKGAEGSTNFCKGHGGGKRCTFEGGCNKSVHGGTLFCVSHGGGKRCAMAECSKSARGRTSFCVRHGGGKRCKHEGCGKSAQGRTDFCKAHGGGKRCSWVPSEPSVGQSMASCDKFARGKTGLCASHSQLVQEDQNNGPVVNHPRPVEVAGHGDYSLPEGRVHGGGLMAMLRGWTGGPSEPGESGPVMGGRWV